The Rhizophagus irregularis chromosome 2, complete sequence genome contains a region encoding:
- a CDS encoding Histone H4 yields MAKTPTPRPKSGKGLGKSAKVSAMRHRKLLRENIKAITRPAIRRMARRGGVKRISGEIYEIARTCIKDFVTDVLKDCVSYVEYERKKTVGVMEMLLALKRQGRTIYGFDHEIRGRHTHAHFHY; encoded by the exons ATGGCTAAGACTCCGACGCCCCGTCCAAAAAGCGGTAAAGGACTTGGAAAAAGTGCTAAAGTTAGTGCAATGCGGCATAgg aaattgctGCGTGAGAACATCAAAGCGATCACACGACCTGCTATTCGAAGAATGGCACGTCGAGGTGGCGTTAAACGAATATCGGGcgaaatatatgaaattgcAAGAACTTGTATAAAAGATTTCGTCACGGATGTTCTCAAAGACTGTGTTTCCTATGTAGAatatgaacgaaaaaaaacGGTGGGTGTTATGGAGATGTTGTTGGCCCTCAAAAGACAAGGACGAACTATATATGGGTTCGATCATGAAATCAGAGGACGACACACCCATGcacattttcattattaa